In Archangium violaceum, the following are encoded in one genomic region:
- the greB gene encoding transcription elongation factor GreB, whose product MRRDVRNSKEAPEENDELELEGGDEEEEEKSSSGPRRYLTRSGAERMHKELLRLLNEERPKVTAEVSAAAAQGDRSENAEYIYGKKRLREIDRRIRFLQKRLDTATIVEPSEQTDTERVYFGATVTLEDEDGQKVTYQIVGSDEIDTAGGRISVESPIARALMRKKVGDTVEVIRPRGEIEYTLVRIRYA is encoded by the coding sequence ATGCGTCGAGACGTCCGGAATTCCAAGGAAGCCCCCGAGGAGAACGACGAGCTGGAACTGGAGGGTGGGGATGAAGAGGAGGAGGAGAAGTCCTCCTCCGGCCCTCGCCGCTACCTCACCCGGTCAGGGGCCGAGCGCATGCACAAGGAGCTGCTGCGCCTGCTCAACGAGGAGCGCCCCAAGGTCACCGCCGAGGTGTCCGCCGCCGCCGCCCAGGGCGACCGCTCGGAGAACGCCGAGTACATCTACGGCAAGAAGCGCCTCCGGGAGATCGACCGGCGCATCCGCTTCCTCCAGAAGCGCCTGGACACCGCCACCATCGTCGAGCCCTCCGAGCAGACCGACACCGAGCGCGTCTACTTCGGCGCCACCGTCACCCTCGAGGACGAGGACGGCCAGAAGGTCACCTATCAGATCGTCGGCTCGGACGAGATCGATACCGCGGGCGGCCGCATCAGCGTGGAGTCGCCCATCGCGCGCGCCCTGATGCGCAAGAAGGTGGGCGACACCGTCGAGGTGATCCGCCCTCGCGGGGAGATCGAGTACACCCTCGTCCGCATCCGCTACGCGTAG